A part of Oryctolagus cuniculus chromosome 4, mOryCun1.1, whole genome shotgun sequence genomic DNA contains:
- the CHST2 gene encoding carbohydrate sulfotransferase 2, translated as MSRSPPRALPPGALPRLLPAAPAAAPRALLPPWPRRPGRRWPASPLGMKVFRRKALVLCAGYALLLVLTMLNLLDYKWHKEPLQQCNPDRPLGAAAGASGAGWGRPGPPPAAPPRAHTRLDPRTPHRSPAAAVGAAPAAGAGVAGVASPPGNGTRGAGGGGAKRQLVYVFTTWRSGSSFFGELFNQNPEVFFLYEPVWHVWQKLYPGDAVSLQGAARDMLSALYRCDLSVFQLYSPAGSGGRNLTTLGIFGAATNKVVCSSPLCPAYRKEIVGLVDDRVCKKCPPQRLARFEEECRKYRTLVIKGVRVFDVAVLAPLLRDPALDLKVIHLVRDPRAVASSRIRSRHGLIRESLQVVRSRDPRAHRVPFLEAAGHKLGAKKEGMGGPADYHALGAMEVICNSMAKTLQTALQPPDWLQGHYLVVRYEDLVGDPVKTLRRVYDFVGLLVSPEMEQFALNMTSGSGSSSKPFVVSARNATQAANAWRTALTFQQIKQVEEFCYQPMAVLGYERVNSPEEVKDLSKTLLRKPRL; from the coding sequence ATGAGCCGTAGCCCGCCGCGAGCTCTGCCTCCGGGCGCGCTCCCCCGGCTgctcccggctgcgcccgccgcCGCGCCGCGCGCCCTGCTCCCGCCGTGGCCCCGGCGCCCGGGACGCCGCTGGCCCGCGTCCCCGCTCGGAATGAAGGTGTTCCGCAGGAAGGCGCTGGTGCTGTGTGCGGGCTATGCGCTGCTGCTGGTGCTCACCATGCTCAACCTCCTGGACTACAAGTGGCACAAGGAGCCGCTGCAGCAGTGCAACCCGGACCGGCCGCTGGGGGCCGCGGCTGGGGCCTCCGGGGCCGGCTGGGGGCGCCCGGGGCCGCCTCCCGCCGCGCCACCCCGCGCTCACACCCgcttggacccccgcaccccGCACCGCTCTCCCGCCGCCGCCGTCGGGGCTGCTCCCGCcgcgggggcaggggtggcaggggttgCGTCCCCTCCAGGCAATGGCACTCGGGGTGCCGGGGGCGGAGGGGCCAAGCGGCAGCTGGTGTACGTGTTTACCACGTGGCGTTCGGGCTCATCTTTCTTCGGCGAGCTCTTCAACCAGAACCCCGAGGTGTTCTTCCTCTACGAACCCGTGTGGCACGTGTGGCAAAAACTGTACCCGGGGGACGCCGTTTCCCTGCAGGGGGCAGCGCGGGACATGTTGAGCGCTCTCTACCGCTGCGACCTCTCGGTCTTCCAGCTGTATAGCCCCGCGGGCAGCGGGGGGCGCAACCTCACCACGCTGGGCATCTTCGGTGCAGCCACCAACAAGGTGGTGTGCTCGTCGCCCCTCTGCCCCGCCTACCGCAAGGAGATCGTGGGGCTGGTGGACGACCGCGTGTGCAAGAAGTGTCCGCCGCAGCGCCTGGCGCGCTTCGAGGAGGAGTGCCGCAAGTACCGCACGCTGGTCATCAAGGGCGTGCGCGTCTTCGACGTGGCCGTGTTGGCACCGCTGTTGCGAGACCCTGCCCTGGACCTCAAGGTCATCCACCTGGTGCGTGACCCCCGGGCAGTGGCCAGCTCACGCATCCGCTCACGCCACGGCCTCATCCGTGAGAGCCTGCAGGTGGTGCGcagccgggacccgcgagcccaCCGTGTGCCCTTCCTGGAGGCTGCGGGCCATAAGCTGGGCGCCAAGAAGGAGGGCATGGGCGGCCCGGCTGACTACCACGCGCTGGGCGCCATGGAAGTCATCTGCAATAGCATGGCCAAGACGCTGCAGACCGCCCTGCAGCCCCCCGACTGGCTGCAGGGCCACTACTTGGTGGTGCGGTACGAGGACCTAGTGGGGGACCCGGTCAAGACCCTGCGGAGAGTGTACGACTTTGTGGGGCTGCTGGTGAGCCCCGAAATGGAGCAGTTCGCCCTGAACATGACCAGTGGCTCCGGCTCCTCCTCCAAGCCTTTCGTGGTGTCTGCCCGCAACGCCACGCAGGCCGCCAACGCCTGGCGGACCGCCCTCACCTTCCAGCAGATCAAACAGGTGGAGGAGTTTTGCTACCAGCCCATGGCCGTGCTGGGCTATGAGCGGGTCAACAGCCCCGAGGAGGTCAAGGACCTCAGCAAGACCCTGCTTCGGAAGCCGCGGCTCTGA